A single window of Mycosarcoma maydis chromosome 1, whole genome shotgun sequence DNA harbors:
- a CDS encoding mitochondrial 54S ribosomal protein uL4m (related to 50S ribosomal protein L4): MTSLPSSKAFASLTSLRVALQSIGGTQPVVAARARAQARAPAAPVVSRFGSSSLHTSTASSSTTPLTVAPSSSSSTLASSASASASASVGQQEDGVYASEFDSDSEMYEIPPFDEGDLVAVSNKPPLVHVKLSRLQKGSSTSSKAYVPLSAHVFDAPARRDVIHSAVVYYLDAQRSGTASTKGRSDVRGSMRKLRPQKGSGQARLGTMSNPILRGGAVAHGPRPRDHSTKLPRRVRELALRSALSSKWRQGNLLVVENLNWTAPPSSTGPLARLLGSKGWSDALFLTAPRDPQPSMRSLIKDARPSSSDPIYDEHQKLSHQQAIRNFVLASNNLPRAELIELDSLTEEYRDNIAKTSDDKKKPGELHAYEVLRRHKVICDLGAVEWLEEKLGGAIFHEQASLDALTGNPDEHLQPDHVDHTVDHTQALSQAPAGASTA, translated from the coding sequence ATGACCTCGCTCCCGTCATCCAAGGCTTTTGCCTCGTTGACATCGCTGCGAGTGGCACTCCAGTCGATTGGCGGCACGCAGCCTGTCGTtgcagcacgagcacgagcacaagcacgagcTCCAGCCGCTCCCGTCGTCTCCAGATTCggctcgtcatcgttgcACACCTCGACggcatcatcatccaccACGCCTTTGACCGTAGCACCCTCCTCATCTTCTTCGACACTCGcgtcatccgcatccgcatccgcatccgcatctgTAGGGCAGCAAGAGGATGGTGTGTATGCATCCGAATTCGACTCTGATAGCGAAATGTACGAAATTCCGCCTTTCGACGAAGGCGATCTGGTTGCTGTTTCCAACAAACCACCCTTGGTGCATGTTAAGCTGTCTCGATTGCAAAAGGGTAGCTCCACATCGAGCAAGGCATATGTGCCACTTTCAGCACACGTTTTCGATGCACCGGCACGTCGAGATGTGATTCACAGTGCGGTGGTATACTATCTCGACGCACAGCGATCTGGAACTGCCTCGACAAAGGGACGCTCGGATGTGCGCGGGTCGATGAGAAAACTGCGTCCGCAGAAGGGCTCTGGTCAGGCGCGTTTGGGAACCATGTCCAATCCGATCTtgcgtggtggtgctgtAGCGCATGGTCCTCGACCTAGGGATCACTCGACCAAGTTGCCACGAAGGGTGCGTGAGTTGGCACTCAGATCGGCACTCTCGTCCAAATGGAGGCAGGGCAatctgctcgtcgttgaAAACTTGAACTGGACTGCACCGCCCAGCTCCACAGGTCCACTCGCCCGTTTGCTCGGCAGCAAGGGTTGGTCCGACGCCCTCTTCCTCACAGCGCCTCGCGACCCGCAACCTTCCATGCGATCACTCATCAAAGACGCTCGTCCCTCATCCTCAGACCCCATCTACGATGAGCACCAAAAACTCTCCCACCAACAAGCCATTCGCAACTTCGTTCTTGCTTCTAATAACCTCCCGCGCGCTGAactcatcgagctcgactccCTCACCGAAGAGTACCGCGACAATATCGCAAAGACCAGCGACGACAAAAAGAAACCTGGCGAGCTCCACGCTTACGAGGTTCTCCGTCGCCACAAGGTCATCTGCGACCTCGGCGCTGTAGAGTGGCTCGAGGAGAAGCTAGGAGGTGCCATCTTCCATGAACAGGCTAGCCTAGATGCCCTAACTGGAAACCCCGATGAGCATCTCCAGCCTGACCACGTCGACCATACAGTCGACCACACCCAAGCACTTTCTCAAGCTCCTGCCGGCGCTTCGACAGCTTGA
- a CDS encoding 40S ribosomal protein uS9: MSAPSVSCFGKKKTATAVAHCKEGKGLIRLNGQPISLVQPEILRWKVFEPVLVVGEDKFSTVDIRLRVSGGGATSQIYAIRQAIAKSLVAYYAKYYDAASALELRQLFVAYDRTLLIADTRRSEPKKFGGHGARARRQKSYR; the protein is encoded by the exons ATGTCCGCTCCTTCCGTATCGTGCTtcggcaagaagaagacggCTACCGCCGTCGCCCACTGCAAGGAGGGCAAGGGTCTTATCCGCCTCAACGGCCAGcccatctcgctcgtccagcCCGAGATTCTCCGATGGAAGGTCTTCGAGCCCGTTCTCGTTGTCGGTGAGGACAAGTTCTC CACTGTTGACATCCGCCTGCGCGTTTCGGGTGGTGGTGCTACTTCGCAGATCTACGCGATCCGTCAGGCTATCGCCAAGTCGCTCGTTGCCTACTACGCCAAGTACTACGATGCCGCCTCGGCTCTCGAGCTCCGCCAGCTTTTTGTTGCGTATGACCGCACTCTGTTGATCGCCGACACGCGCCGATCGGAGCCCAAGAAGTTCGGTGGTCACGGTGCgcgtgctcgtcgccagAAATCCTACCGTTAA